From the genome of Panulirus ornatus isolate Po-2019 chromosome 8, ASM3632096v1, whole genome shotgun sequence, one region includes:
- the LOC139749909 gene encoding oplophorus-luciferin 2-monooxygenase non-catalytic subunit-like, giving the protein MRFSSTCFCLFVLLEVSLAGLARATDPLPLDGLGEACPSDASIHPCTCVVDDQLNVDVDCSAVTSEDELREIFQNNFPSTNCRRLTINENQNLRTLREGDLGTATFQEIWITEGVLMTVQPNALSGSFATAKYLVFNYNSLHVFPFSQLSSFTNLLSLDLRHNKLKGFPRLNSTTLQSLYFTKNPLGNLPVDAFVNTPALSDIQLSQIGIHDLESGTFSGLPNLKSVALGANHLTSLKENSVEFGNSNGLVDVGYNDIHDVAANAFPGLIKGWVYIHHNHLTELKESAWGTLLNNGGYVDPYDNPLHCGCDIAWLVRNSTLMGEVDTYTTCANGVNLRDLNPVDYEDC; this is encoded by the exons ATGAGGTTCTCAAGTACGTGCTTTTGCCTCTTCGTTTTGCTGGAGGTCAGCCTGGCTGGGCTAGCAAGAGCCACCGATCCCTTGCCGTTAGACGGCCTCGGAGAAGCCTGCCCTTCCGACGCCAGCATTCATCCCTGTACGTGCGTTGTGGACGACCAGCTGAACGTGGACGTAGACTGTTCAGCCGTGACGAGTGAAGATGAGTTGAGAGAGATCTTCCAGAATAACTTCCCGTCCACCAACTGCCGCCGGCTGACTATTAACGAGAACCAGAACCTGAGGACCTTACGTGAAGGTGACCTGGGCACAGCCACCTTCCAGGAGATCTGGATCACCGAAGGAGTGCTGATGACGGTCCAGCCCAACGCTCTGTCGGGCAGTTTCGCAACGGCCAAATATCTCGTCTTCAACTATAACTCTTTACACGTATTTCCCTTTTCCCAGTTGTCATCCTTCACGAATCTTCTTTCCCTGGATCTGAGACACAACAAACTGAAAGGCTTCCCTCGCCTCAACTCTACAACACTGCAATCTCTGTACTTCACGAAGAACCCGTTGGGGAATCTACCCGTGGACGCCTTCGTCAACACTCCTGCCCTGAGTGACATCCAGCTCTCCCAGATCGGCATACATGATCTGGAATCAG GAACATTCTCTGGACTCCCAAACCTCAAGAGTGTGGCTCTGGGGGCCAACCACCTGACCAGCTTGAAAGAGAACAGTGTAGAGTTCGGCAACAGCAACGGTTTGGTGGATGTGGGTTACAACGACATCCACGATGTGGCAGCCAATGCTTTCCCAG GTCTGATCAAGGGCTGGGtatacatccaccacaaccacctgacGGAGCTGAAGGAGAGCGCGTGGGGAACCCTGCTGAACAACGGTGGATACGTCGACCCATATG ATAACCCTCTTCATTGCGGCTGTGACATTGCCTGGCTCGTCCGAAACTCTACCCTCATGGGTGAGGTTGACACCTACACCACTTGTGCTAATGGGGTAAACCTGAGGGATCTCAATCCTGTTGACTACGAGGACTGTTGA